A segment of the Campylobacter vulpis genome:
GATAAAATCAGAACTTTTAATCAAAATAAGGAAAAATGCGTGGAAATAAGTTATTATGAGATTTTGGAAATCACACAAAATGCCGATAAAGAAAGTATTAAAAAAGCTTATAGAAAACTTGCTTTAAAATATCATCCTGATAGAAATCAAGGAGATAAAGAAGCTGAAGACAAATTTAAACTTATCAACGAAGCTTATGAGGTTTTAAGTGATGATGAAAAAAGAGCCATTTATGATAGATATGGTAAAGATGCTTTAAGGAGTAGGGCTGGCGGGAGTGCTGGTTTTGGTGATTTTGAAGATATCAGAGATATTTTTACGAGTTTTTTTGGCGAAGGTTTTGGCGGTAGGAAATCGCGACAAAAAAATAATGAAGATAAATTTAGTGCCGATTTTGTTGTGGGACTTAATCTTAGCTTTAAAGAAGCTGTTTTTGGCTGCACAAAAGAAATTGATTTTATTTATAAAAATTCGTGCAAGACCTGTAGTGGTAGTGGAGCAAAAGACGGCAAAATGCAAACTTGTCCTAAGTGTCAAGGTAGAGGACAAATTGTTATGAAACAAAGCTTTTTATCTTTTGCACAAACTTGTCCTGATTGTAATGGTAGTGGAAGCTGTGCGAGTGATAAATGTCCGCAGTGTAAGGGACTTGGCTATGAAGAGCTTAAAGATAGGGTTGAGCTTAAAGTTCCTGAGGGTGTAGATAGTGGAATGAATTTGAGAGTTAATGAAAAAGGAAATATCACAAAAAATGGTATCAGAGGGGATTTATTTGTCAAAATTCACGCAGAAGAAGATGAAACTTTTATCCGTGATGATGAGGATATTTATATAGAATTTCCCGTTTTTTTTACACAGGCTATTTTAGGTCAAAGCGTGAAAGTGCCTACAATTCGTGGTGAGGCGACCTTAAATTTGCCAAAAGGTGCAAAAGATGGACAAAGGTTTGTGCTTGAAAATGAGGGTGTTAAGAGTGTTCGTAGCTCACACATAGGTAGGCAAATCGTGCAAATTGCCATTAAATTTCCAAATTCACTCAACGATGAGCAAACAAAACTTTTAGAGCAATTAAGTGAAAGTTTTGGTATTAAAGATGGTATGCATCACGAGCAAAAGGGTTTATTTGACAAGATAGCTACTTGGTTTAAGGGCTAATTAATTAGCCCTTTGTAGTAATTCTAAAATTGATTTTTGTGCATTATCATCATCTATATCAACTTTAAAATAAATTTCAGCCCTATTGTTTGCAAGATCGTTTGGGGCGTGATTTAGTAAAGGTTCATTAAAACCATAGCTTTTAATGCTAAGTTTTTCTACACTCACTCCACCCTCGATGAAATATTGCATCACAGATTTAGCTCTTTCATAACCCAACTCAAAGCTTCTTAAGGCACTATCACTATTATC
Coding sequences within it:
- the dnaJ gene encoding molecular chaperone DnaJ, which produces MEISYYEILEITQNADKESIKKAYRKLALKYHPDRNQGDKEAEDKFKLINEAYEVLSDDEKRAIYDRYGKDALRSRAGGSAGFGDFEDIRDIFTSFFGEGFGGRKSRQKNNEDKFSADFVVGLNLSFKEAVFGCTKEIDFIYKNSCKTCSGSGAKDGKMQTCPKCQGRGQIVMKQSFLSFAQTCPDCNGSGSCASDKCPQCKGLGYEELKDRVELKVPEGVDSGMNLRVNEKGNITKNGIRGDLFVKIHAEEDETFIRDDEDIYIEFPVFFTQAILGQSVKVPTIRGEATLNLPKGAKDGQRFVLENEGVKSVRSSHIGRQIVQIAIKFPNSLNDEQTKLLEQLSESFGIKDGMHHEQKGLFDKIATWFKG